The following proteins come from a genomic window of Trifolium pratense cultivar HEN17-A07 linkage group LG4, ARS_RC_1.1, whole genome shotgun sequence:
- the LOC123920016 gene encoding cell division cycle 20.2, cofactor of APC complex-like, with protein MIFKSHHKKGKENLAEMSTYQKLLAEACDIPTRILAFKNKPPTPKEIWPPLPPPPPQCRSSKPKRHIPKTWERKLDAPYMVDDFCLNLLDWGSSNVISIALENSVYLWNASNSSTSELVTVDDEYGPVTSVSWASDGRHIAVGLNKSLVQIWDATTTKQLRTLRGGHRGRVGSLAWNSHILTTGGMDGKIVNNDLRVRSHIVQTYMGHDQEVCGLKWSPSGRQLASGGNDNVVHIWDRSVVSLNSPTRCLHRFEEHRAAVKALAWSPFQNNLLASGGGVGDNCIKMWNTRTGARLNSVDTGSQVCALLWNKNERELLSSHGFTENQLTLWKYPSMVKMAELNGHTSRVLHMTQSPDGCMVATAAADETMRLWNVFETPAASCKAEPFAKFNCIR; from the exons ATGATCTTCAAGTCACATCATAAAAAGGGGAAAGAGAATCTAGCGGAGATGTCGACTTACCAGAAACTACTCGCCGAAGCATGTGACATTCCAACCCGAATATTGGCCTTCAAGAATAAACCTCCAACCCCTAAGGAAATTTGGCctcctcttcctcctcctcctccgcaATGCAGATCATCCAAGCCCAAAAGACACATTCCTAAG ACTTGGGAGAGGAAGTTGGATGCCCCTTATATGGTAGACGACTTTTGCTTGAACTTGTTGGATTGGGGTAGCAGTAATGTCATTAGTATCGCCCTTGAAAATAGTGTCTATCTTTGGAATGCTTCAAATAGCTCCACTTCAGAACTTGTCACTGTGGATGATGAATATGGTCCTGTTACAAGTGTTAGCTGGGCCTCAGATGGACGACATATAGCCGTTGGTTTGAACAAGTCACTTGTCCAAATTTGGGATGCAACAACTACTAAACAGCTGAGAACATTGAGGGGTGGGCACAGAGGAAGAGTGGGTTCACTGGCTTGGAATAGTCATATTCTGACAACCGGAGGAATGGATGGTAAAATAGTAAACAATGATCTTAGAGTGAGATCTCACATTGTTCAAACTTACATGGGACATGATCAGGAGGTTTGTGGGCTCAAATGGTCACCCTCGGGACGACAATTGGCGAGTGGTGGAAACGATAATGTTGTTCACATATGGGATAGGTCTGTGGTTTCTTTAAATTCACCTACCCGTTGCCTTCATAGGTTTGAGGAACACAGGGCTGCTGTGAAGGCACTGGCTTGGTCTCCTTTTCAAAATAATCTATTGGCTTCTGGTGGAGGTGTAGGTGATAATTGCATTAAGATGTGGAACACTCGCACAGGTGCGAGATTGAACTCTGTTGACACAGGATCGCAAGTATGTGCTCTGCTGTGGAATAAGAACGAGCGTGAGCTTCTTAGCTCACATGGTTTCACTGAGAACCAGCTTACCCTTTGGAAGTATCCTTCTATGGTGAAGATGGCAGAGCTCAACGGTCATACGTCGAGGGTATTGCACATGACACAGAGTCCAGATGGCTGTATGGTGGCAACTGCTGCCGCGGATGAAACTATGAGACTTTGGAATGTCTTTGAAACACCAGCAGCATCATGCAAAGCAGAGCCCTTTGCTAAGTTCAACTGTATCCGTTGA
- the LOC123920015 gene encoding cell division cycle 20.1, cofactor of APC complex-like, with the protein MAGAVHWRYRFREIDSSKKDNLDRFIPNRSAINFGYAHNMLTEGAKKGKENLAEMSTYQKLLAEACDIPTRILAFKNKPPTPKEIWPPLPPPPPQCRSSKPKRHIPKTWERKLDAPYMVDDFCLNLLDWGSSNVISIALENSVYLWNASNSSTSELVTVDDEYGPVTSVSWASDGRHIAVGLNNSIVQIWDATTTKQLRTLRGGHRGRVGSLAWNSHILTTGGMDGKIVDNDVRVRSHIVQTYIGHDQEVCGLKWSPSGRQLASGGNDNVVHIWDRSVVSLNSPTRCLHRFEEHRAAVKALAWSPFQSNLLASGGGDNCIKMWNTRTGARLNSVDTGSQVCSLLWNKNERELLSSHGFTENQLTLWKYPSMVKMAELNGHTSRVLHMTQSPDGCMVATAAADETMRLWNVFETPLKTSDEPFAKFNRIR; encoded by the exons atggcGGGGGCGGTTCATTGGAGATACCGTTTTCGCGAAATCGATTCTTCAAAGAAGGATAAC TTGGATAGGTTCATTCCAAATAGATCAGCAATAAACTTTGGCTATGCTCACAACATGTTGACGGAAGGTGCAAAAAAGGGGAAAGAGAATCTAGCGGAGATGTCGACTTACCAGAAACTACTCGCCGAAGCATGTGACATTCCGACCCGAATATTGGCCTTTAAGAATAAACCTCCAACCCCTAAGGAAATTTGGCctcctcttcctcctcctcctcctcaatGCAGATCATCCAAGCCCAAAAGACACATTCCTAAA ACTTGGGAGAGGAAGTTGGATGCCCCTTATATGGTAGACGACTTTTGCTTGAACTTGTTGGATTGGGGTAGCAGTAATGTCATTAGTATCGCCCTTGAAAATAGTGTCTATCTTTGGAATGCTTCAAATAGCTCCACTTCAGAACTTGTCACTGTGGATGATGAATATGGTCCTGTTACAAGTGTTAGCTGGGCCTCAGATGGACGACATATAGCCGTTGGTTTGAACAATTCAATTGTCCAAATTTGGGATGCAACAACTACTAAACAGCTGAGAACATTGAGGGGTGGACACAGAGGAAGAGTGGGTTCACTGGCTTGGAATAGTCATATTCTGACAACCGGAGGAATGGATGGTAAAATAGTAGACAATGATGTTAGAGTGAGATCTCACATTGTTCAAACTTACATCGGACATGATCAGGAGGTTTGTGGGCTCAAATGGTCACCCTCAGGACGACAATTGGCGAGTGGTGGAAACGATAATGTTGTTCACATATGGGATAGGTCTGTGGTTTCTTTAAATTCACCTACCCGTTGCCTTCATAGGTTTGAGGAACACAGGGCTGCTGTGAAGGCACTGGCTTGGTCTCCTTTTCAAAGTAATCTATTGGCTTCTGGTGGAGGTGATAATTGCATTAAGATGTGGAACACTCGCACAGGTGCGAGATTGAACTCTGTTGACACAGGATCGCAAGTATGTAGTCTGCTGTGGAATAAGAACGAGCGTGAGCTTCTTAGCTCACATGGTTTCACTGAGAACCAGCTTACCCTTTGGAAGTATCCTTCTATGGTGAAGATGGCAGAGCTTAACGGTCATACCTCGAGGGTACTACACATGACACAGAGTCCTGATGGGTGTATGGTGGCAACTGCTGCCGCGGATGAAACTATGAGACTTTGGAATGTCTTTGAAACACCACTAAAGACAAGTGATGAGCCCTTTGCTAAGTTCAACCGTATCCGTTGA